Proteins from a single region of Brassica napus cultivar Da-Ae unplaced genomic scaffold, Da-Ae ScsIHWf_990;HRSCAF=1392, whole genome shotgun sequence:
- the LOC125606809 gene encoding myb-like protein V — translation MAPKTRFTEQTNKEGAPEKKKKNESVVEKKKAAVEKKKAEAEKKKKDSVIKKKQAAVKRRREAVKKKRDAEKKKIETAEKKRKRDSGVDDESSSNPTKRPQTASSPEHQADPDHYPPLSTELPSQDDREGTPSPSVPIEPQKSPTQTPNEAENPLQAPITSTNRESGSPEAAINNDGQTIGSNNIDSNSHEAAIGSAAIDNDAPRTVNKST, via the exons ATGGCTCCAAAGACTCGTTTCACCGAACAAACGAACAAAGAAGGTGcgccggagaagaagaagaagaatgagtcagtggtggagaagaagaaagctgcggtggagaagaagaaagctgaggcggaaaagaagaagaaagactctgtgataaagaaaaaacaagcaGCGGTGAAAAGGAGGAGAGAagccgttaaaaaaaaaagagatgcagagaaaaagaagattgaaaccgcagagaagaagaggaagcgaGACAGTGGTGTAGACGATGAGTCCTCGTCCAATCCAACCAAGCGGCCTCAGACCGCATCTTCACCAGAACATCAAGCCGATCCTGATCATTATCCGCCACTATCAACGGAGTTACCTTCGCAGGATGATAGAGAGGGTACGCCAAGCCCATCAGTTCCGATTGAGCCACAAAAATCACCTACTCAAACACCCAATGAGGCGGAGAATCCACTGCAAGCTCCAATAACTTCTACCAACAGAGAATCAGGCTCACCCGAGGCTGCCATTAACAATGACGGGCAAACG ATTGGATCTAACAACATAGATTCAAATTCACATGAGGCTGCTATTGGATCTGCTGCCATTGACAACGACGCTCCAAGAACGGTAAACAAGTCAACTTAA